In Leptospira congkakensis, the DNA window CTCAGGAAGCTAACTCGCTTGAGTCAACAGAAGAGGAACTTTCATCTTTAGTGGATGTTTTCTTTTCTGATGAGTCAATCCGCCATTATTTCCTTTCTCCATTAGTTGATCCTTCTGAGAAAGAACGAACTGCAGAAAAGTCAGTTCAGGGGAAGGCATCGGATATCGTTGCCAACTTCATTACACTTGTGGTTCGTAAGAATCGATTTCTATTCCTCAAGGATATTTTGGAAGATTATAGAACAGGAGTGGACCGACTTAAAAATCGTAGTTCTCTTCGCATTGTTTCCAAAGATTCTCTTGGCAAAGAAGCCGTAGATCGAATCACCAAGTCTATCTCTTCCAAGTTCGAACGCGAAGTTCGTGTCACAGAACAAACGGATCCAGCCCTAATTGGTGGATTCAAACTCTTTATAGACGACTTTTTAATCGATGCCTCGATCCGTGCAAAACTTGCCGGAACCCGCGAGGCTCTCCTCCAAAAGAAAATCCCAGTCGGAGCATTTGAATGAAAATTAAAACAGACGAAGTAACGTCGGTACTAAAACAAGAAATTAAAAACTTCAAAAAAGACCTTCAAGTTGAAGAAGTTGGAACAGTTCTCGAAGTAGGGGACGGGATTGCGAGAGTTTACGGACTCACTAACGTAATGTCAGGAGAGCTTGTTGAATTCCAAAACGGGGTTCGAGGACAAGCATTCAACTTAGAAGAAAACTCCGTAGGGGTTGTAATCTTCGGTGATTATATTAAAATTGAAGAAGGTTTTTCCGTTAAACGTGTGGGAAAAATCTTCGAAGTTCCAGTTGGACCAGAACTTCTCGGTCGAGTTCTTAATCCACTCGGGGAAGTGATCGACGGAAAAGGACCACTGAACGCTAAAAAATCAAGACCTGTTGAGTCGCCGGCTCCAGGGATTGCGATGAGAAAATCAGTTCATGAACCAATGCAAACAGGAATCAAAGCGATTGATGCAATGATCCCAATTGGACGTGGACAAAGAGAGCTCATCATCGGTGACCGCGGAACAGGAAAAACTTCCATCGCGATCGATACCATCATCAACCAAAAAGGAAAAGGTGTTATCTGCGTTTATGTAGCGATTGGACAAAAAGCATCTACTGTTGCTTCCACCATCGAAATGTTACGCGAAAAAGGTGCTCTTGAGTATACAATCATTGTATCGGCAAACGCATCTGAACCAGCTCCTATGTTATACATTGCACCTTACTCTGGTGCGACTATGGCTGAATACTTTATGTATGAAGAAGGGAAAGCAACACTCGTTGTGTATGATGACCTTTCTAAACAAGCCGTAGCTTACAGACAAATGTCACTTTTACTTCGCCGCCCACCAGGTCGTGAAGCATACCCTGGGGACGTATTCTACCTTCACTCTCGTTTGCTTGAAAGAGCTGCGAAACTCGATGATAAATTCGGTGGTGGGTCTATGACAGCACTTCCAATCATTGAAACACAAGAAGGGGAAGTATCTGCATACATCCCTACGAACGTAATCTCCATCACTGATGGTCAGATTTACCTTCAGTCCAACCTA includes these proteins:
- the atpH gene encoding ATP synthase F1 subunit delta, with product MSLNQISKVYATALLELAQEANSLESTEEELSSLVDVFFSDESIRHYFLSPLVDPSEKERTAEKSVQGKASDIVANFITLVVRKNRFLFLKDILEDYRTGVDRLKNRSSLRIVSKDSLGKEAVDRITKSISSKFEREVRVTEQTDPALIGGFKLFIDDFLIDASIRAKLAGTREALLQKKIPVGAFE
- the atpA gene encoding F0F1 ATP synthase subunit alpha, with protein sequence MKIKTDEVTSVLKQEIKNFKKDLQVEEVGTVLEVGDGIARVYGLTNVMSGELVEFQNGVRGQAFNLEENSVGVVIFGDYIKIEEGFSVKRVGKIFEVPVGPELLGRVLNPLGEVIDGKGPLNAKKSRPVESPAPGIAMRKSVHEPMQTGIKAIDAMIPIGRGQRELIIGDRGTGKTSIAIDTIINQKGKGVICVYVAIGQKASTVASTIEMLREKGALEYTIIVSANASEPAPMLYIAPYSGATMAEYFMYEEGKATLVVYDDLSKQAVAYRQMSLLLRRPPGREAYPGDVFYLHSRLLERAAKLDDKFGGGSMTALPIIETQEGEVSAYIPTNVISITDGQIYLQSNLFASGLRPAVDVGISVSRVGSAAQIKAMKKVAGTLKSDLAQFRDLEAFAQLGTELDPVTQAQLDRGYRVLEILKQPNNSPTPVEEQVISIFAVTKGFMDTVPTAKIREFETYLLRTMREQHPEILEEIRTAKEVKQEAALQKTIKSIVEHFLTKNN